The Pseudomonas sp. SCA2728.1_7 DNA segment TGAAACGCCGATCCTGAGGGTGTCTGGCGTTCTACATCGACCTGAAATAGCCAGTCGATTTTGGATTCAGTAGAGAGCGTTCAGGTCGGCGTACATCTTGAGCAACCCCCAATCAGTCCCCTCTCCCTCCGGGAGAGGGTTAGGGTGAGGGGCTTTTGATTTAGCGCCTCACTGTTCCTGCGCCCGATAAGCCCCCGGCGTCAGCCCGGTCCACTTCTTGAACGCCCGATGAAACGCCGACGGTTCGGAAAATCCCAACTGCTCGGCAATCTGCTGCAACGACAGATCCGCCCGGCCTAAATGATAAATGGCGATATCCCGCCGCAACTGATCCTTCAACTCCTGAAAACTCGTGCCTTCCTCACGCAAATGCCGGCGCAGGGTTTGCGGGCTGATGTGCATATGCGCCGCCACCGCTTCCAGATCCGGCCAGTTCGCACTGTCACGACTGAGCAAACGACGCAGGCGGCTGCTCAGGCTGTCGCCGTCGTCCGGGCGTGAGAGCAGGTCGGCGGGCGAGCGTTCGAGGAAATGTTTGAGCGTGCGTTCGTCCTGCAACAGCGGCATAGACAGATAGCGACTGTGAAACAACAGGCTGCTCTGCTCAGTGCCGAAGGTCATGGGGCAGGGGAACAGCAGGTCGTATTCGGCACCATGTTCGGGGCGCGGATAGCTGAAAGTCGCCTGTTCAAGGCGAATCCGCTGGCCAATCAGCCAACTACCGAGGCGATGCCAGATCACCAGCAGGCTTTCAGTGAGAAAGTGATCCGGGTCCCATATCTGCGAATCATCGACGCTCAAACGCACCCATTCGTCTTCGCGCGTCAGGCTCAGGCGCGGGGCTTCGGGGAATAGGCTATAAAACAATAAACCGCGTTGCAGTGCCTTCTCCAGATTGCGGCAGTGAATCGAGGCATGGCACATCATCGCGAAACTGCCGGGCTTGCTCGGGGCGTTGCCGAAACCCAGGTATTCGTCGTCCAGCGCCAGCCACAGGCCCTGAATCAACCGGGTGAATTGTTCCGGAGCAATGCGCGCACGCGGTTCATCGAGCAATTCCGGGCTGATGCCCAGTTGCAGCAGCAGGCCCGAGTAATCGAAACCCACGCGGCGTGCGCCGCCGAGGGCGGCACGGGCAAAATGACTGGCGATGGTGCGTTCGCGCATAAGCGGCAGATCCTTCCTCAGGCGCCGGATGGTAGCCGGCGGCTGGACATGCCTACAAGGCGGATTTCCGCCAAATTGTAGGACGAGAAGCGGCGAGTTGGCGGAAATCCGCCACACTTGAGTCACCGGATGGTGACATCCATGCACCTGTGATCCCTGATATCAAAAGGCTTGCAGGCAATCGCACCAAAGTGGCACGACGTTTGCGATACAAGCCACAGAAGCGTGCGTTTGGCCCAGATGGAAAACGCTGCTCCAACAACAAATCCCTCCAGTGCAGGAGGGTTCGCAATTCAGGTTTCGCGGTCAACAGATGGATGTTGCCACGCGAGGCTCTTGAGGAAATCTGCAATGACGACTCGTCAGCCACTGTACAAATCCCTGTATTTCCAGGTGATCATCGCAATCATCATCGGTATTGCGCTTGGTCATTACTACCCGCAGTTCGGTGTCGCGGTTAAGCCACTGGGTGACGGGTTCATCAAGCTGATCAAAATGATCATCGCCCCGATCATCTTCTGCACCGTGGTCAGCGGTATCGCCGGCATGCAGAACATGAAGTCGGTCGGCAAGACCGGCGGTTACGCACTCCTGTACTTCGAAATCGTTTCGACCATCGCGCTGCTGGTCGGTCTGGTCGTGGTCAACGTTGTGCAACCGGGCAACGGCATGCACATCGACGTCGCCACCCTCGACGCTTCGAAAGTCGCTTCTTATGTAGCGGCTGGCGCTGACCAAAGCGTTGTCGGTTTCCTGCTCAACGTGATCCCGACCACCATCGTCGGCGCGTTCGCCACCGGTGACATCCTGCAAGTGCTGATGTTCTCGGTGATCTTCGGTTTCGCCCTGCATCGCCTGGGCGCCTACGGCAAGCCGATCCTCGACTTCATCGATCGCTTTGCCCACGTCATGTTCAACATCATCAACATGATCATGAAGCTCGCGCCAATCGGTGCCTTCGGTGCAATGGCGTTCACCATCGGTGCCTACGGTGTTGGTTCGCTGGTGCAGCTGGGTCAACTGATGATCTGCTTCTACATCACTTGCCTGGCGTTCATCCTCATCGTCCTTGGCGGTATCGCCCGCATGCACGGCTTCAGCGTGCTGAAGATGATCCGTTACATCCGTGAAGAGCTGCTGATCGTCCTCGGCACGTCCTCGTCGGAATCGGTACTGCCACGCATGCTGATCAAGATGGAGCGTCTGGGCGCGAAGAAATCGGTAGTGGGTCTGGTGATCCCGACCGGTTACTCGTTCAACCTCGACGGTACCGCGATCTACCTGACCATGGCCGCCGTGTTCATTGCTCAGGCCACCGACACGCACATGGACATCACTCACCAGATCACTCTGCTGGTAGTGTTGCTGCTGTCCTCCAAAGGCGCGGCCGGTGTAACCGGTTCGGGCTTCATTGTGCTAGCAGCGACCCTGTCGGCGGTAGGTCACCTGCCAGTGGCCGGTCTGGCGCTGATCCTCGGTATCGACCGCTTCATGTCCGAAGCACGCGCCCTGACCAACCTCGTTGGTAATGCTGTAGCGACCATCGTGGTTGCCAAGTGGGTGAAAGAGCTGGACACCGACACGCTGCAAACCGAGCTGGCCTCGGGCGGTCGTGGTATCGCTGATACCCGTCCGGAAGATGACCTGGGTGTGGCTGAAGGCCCGACGCCTAGCAGCGTCAAGTAACCCTCGCTTCATGAAAAACCCGCTTCGGCGGGTTTTTTCTTGCCTGCTGTTTGAGCGTAACGGTCACACCCGCTGACATTTGCGGTGATTGCCGTGCGCGGTATCGCTGCCTAGGCTGAGTGCATCGCCCAAGGAGTTCGCCCATGTCCGCACCGCTGGCCTCACTGAAAATCCTCGATTTCTCGACGCTGCTGCCGGGGCCGTTTGCCTCGTTGTTGCTGGCGGACATGGGCGCCGAGGTGTTGCGCATCGAGTCACCGACGCGCCTGGACCTGCTGCGCGTTTTGCCGCCGCATGATGGCGGAGTCTCGGCCAGTCACGCCTACCTCAATCGCAACAAGCGCAGCCTGGCGCTGGATCTGAAACAGCCTGAAGCCGTGGAAGTGGTCAAGCAGTTGCTGGCCGATTACGACATCGTCCTCGAGCAGTTTCGCCCCGGTGTGATGGAGCGACTGGGCCTGGGCTATGAAGCGCTGAAGGCGATCAATCCACGGCTGATCTACGTGTCGATCACCGGTTACGGCCAGACCGGGCCGTACAAGGATCGCGCCGGGCATGACATCAATTATCTGGCGCTGGCCGGGCTTTCCAGTTACACCGGCCGTGCCGACAGCGGGCCGCTGCCGCTGGGCATGCAAGTGGCGGATGTCGCCGGTGGTTCGTTGCACGGGGTGATCGGCTTGTTGGCAGCGGTGATTGCGCGGCAGCAGAGCGGGCAGGGCACGCATCTGGATGTGAGCATGACCGACTGCGCGTTCAGCCTGAATGCCATGGCGGGGGCGGGGTATCTGGCGTGCGGCGAACAGCCGGAGTGGGAAGACCAGATGCTCAACGGCGGCAGCTTCTACGATTATTACCGCTCTCGCGATGGCCGCTGGATGTCGGTAGGCAGTCTGGAACCGGGGTTCATGCAGCAACTGTGTACGGCGCTGGGGCGGCCGGAGTTGGCGGCGCAGGGCTTGTCGCCCAAGCCTGAACAGCAGCGGGCGTTGAAATACGCGCTGACGGTCGAGTTTGAAAAGCATGACTTTGCTGAGTTGTGCGAGATGTTTGCCGGGATCGATGCGTGTGTCGAGCCGGTGTTGAGCCTGGGTGAGGCGGTGCGCCATCCGCAATTGCAGGCGCGGGAGTTGGTGACGCAGGTGCCGCGTGGGGATGGCACGACGCAGGCGCAGATGGCCTGTCCGTTGAAGTTTTCCGAAGCGTTGCCGGCGCCGCGGCATGTTGGCGCGGTGTTGGGACAGCATACGGATCAGGTGTTGGGGGAGTTGGGGATTAGTGCTGAGCGGATTGCTGAATTGCGGCGGGCCAAGGCAATTCTCTAGTGCTTGTACAGGCCCCATCGCGAGCAGGCTCACTCCTACAGGGGAATGCATTCCAAATGTAGGAGTGAGCCTGCTCGCGATGGCGCCAGTCAGGGCAACACAACACTGACTATTCCACCCGCATCTCACCACTGAACACCAAGGTACTCCGGCAGCTACGACACAAATACCGCCGCCCCTGCCGCACCAGACTATGGCGCTGCGCCGAAAACGGAAAATCACTGTCCGCGCACGGGCATTTGTAGATATAGCGGGTCACGCTGCGGCGCTTGATTGCATAGGTGTGGCAGCGATTCCGGCGGCAGTTCGTAAACCCCGCGCATGATCAGTTGCCACTCTTCGCCATGCGGCTGGATACGGTCGCCAAACAACTGATGGGCGATCAGGTGCGCAACTTCGTGGGCCACGGTCTGCTTGAGGAAGTGTTCGGCGTTTTCCCGATACAGCTGCGGGTTGAAGCGCAGCAGGTTCTCGTGCAAATGCGCGACACCGGCTTTTTGCCCGCGCAGCTTGAGACTGACGACTGGGCGTGGGAAAGAACGTTTGAAAAAGGATTCAGCGAGTTGGTAACAATCTTCGACGCGGGTATTGAGTTGCTCGGGCATGCTTGATGGATCTCCAGAGGCGTCGAGTATGCCGCAACGCCGCAGACTTGCGAATCATCGAGCTGCCGAATGGTCATCCTCGAAACGACAAGGCCGCCTTGCGGCGGCCTGTATTCAGCCTGTCGAGTCAGTTGGTATAAACGGGCCCTACGCCCAGCCCCCAGACAATCACGGTAAACGCCATGATGGCGACCAGCACCACCAGACCCACCGCAAGCACCGAGCTCGAGAACAGAAAACCCTCGTCCGACGGAATATTCATGAACGTCGGCAGACCCACATACAGCAGATAAACCGTGTAACAGATGGCCGCCGTGCCGACGATCATGCCCAGCCACATATGCGGATACAGCGCCGCCAGCCCACCGACGAATAACGGTGTCGCGGTGTAGGTTGCAAACGCGACGCAACGGGCCAGACTCGGATTGGCGTCATAGGTGCGCGCCATCCAGTGCACGAACGCTCCCATCACCGCGACCCCGCCCAGCATGGCCAGATACGACATGACGGTCATCCAGATTGCGCTTTCGACAGTGAGCATCACCGGTGCGCGGTTGCCGATCACCCAGCCGACCTGAGTCGTGCCGATAAACGCCGAGACAGCGGGGATTGCCGCCAGAATCAGCGTGTGGGTGAGGTACATGTGGCTGATGCTTTCCTCTTGGTCGCCACGGATTTCCTTCCATTCCTGATCGGGGTGGGTAAAAAGTCCCACTACGTGATGGATCATGCCAGTCACTCCTCTTGTTATTGCCATCGCCCCCCAACGGAGCGCCTACGGGCCAAGGTGGCCGAGCAAATACAGGTCTTCAGATTGTGTGCGACCTTATGTCGCAGTATAGAAAGGACTTACCCGCACAGGTATTAGGGGCTTAGAGCAAATCGCGCTGTAAACAGGGCGGGTAATCGCCTCGGGGTCTGTTAACCCGTTGTCGGCTGACCGCGACAACCTGTGCCCACAACGCCGGGGTTTTTGCGTAAAATGCCGGCCTTTCGTCACACCTCACGGATTTCGCGTCATGGGCACTCTTACGGTCAACCAGAACAAACTGCAAAAGCGCCTGCGCCGCCTGGCCGGCGAGGCGGTCGCCGATTTCAACATGATTGAAGATGGCGACAAGGTCATGGTCTGCCTGTCCGGGGGCAAGGACAGCTACACCATGCTCGACGTGCTGCTGCACCTGCAGAAGGTTGCCCCGATCAAGTTCGAGATCGTCGCGGTGAACATGGACCAGAAGCAACCGGGCTTCCCCGAACACGTGCTGCCGGCCTATCTGAAAGAGCTGGGCGTCGAGTACCACATCGTCGAGAAAGACACCTACTCGGTGGTCAAGGAGCTGATCCCGGAAGGCAAGACCACCTGCTCGCTGTGCTCGCGCCTGCGTCGCGGCACGCTGTACACCTTTGCCGACGAAATCGGCGCGACCAAAATGGCCCTCGGTCACCACCGCGACGACATCGTCGAGACGTTCTTCCTCAACATGTTCTTCAATGGCAGCCTCAAGGCGATGCCGCCGAAGCTGCGTGCCGATGACGGTCGCAACGTGGTGATCCGTCCACTGGCGTACTGCAACGAGAAAGACATTCAGGCGTATTCGGACCTCAAGGAATTCCCGATCATCCCGTGCAACCTCTGCGGTTCGCAGGAAAACCTGCAGCGTCAGGTGGTCAAGGAAATGCTGCTGGACTGGGAGCGCAAAACCCCGGGCCGCACCGAAAGCATCTTCCGCAGTCTGCAGAACGTGATCCCGTCGCAACTGGCCGACCGCAACCTGTTCGACTTCACCAGCCTGAAAATCGACGAGACCGCGGCTTCGCGCTTCGTTAACGTCGTCAATTTGTAAACACCTTCAAATGTGGGAGCGAGCCTGCTCGCGAAAGCGGTGTTTCATTCAACTGATTTGTTGACTGAGACTCCCACTTCGCGAGCAGGCTCGCTCCCACATTGGTTTCTTCGCTTCATTCAATAGGAGAGGGCATGCGCGATTACAAGTGGCTGCACGAATACTGTCTGAACCGCTTCGGTTCGGCGGCTGAACTGGAAGCCCATCTGCCCGTTCCCAAGACCCCGGCGCAACTGCGCAAGATCAGCGACGACCGCTACCTCTCGACCATGGCCCTGCGCGTATTTCGTGCCGGCCTCAAGCACAGTCTGGTCGACGCCAAGTGGCCGGCCTTTGAGGAAGTGTTCTTCAAGTTCGACCCGGAAAAAGTTGTGTTGATGAGCGCCGAACATCTCGAGCGCCTGATGCAGGATGCGCGGATCATTCGCCATTTGGGCAAACTGAAAAGCGTGCCGCGCAATGCGCAGTTCATTCTCGATGTGGAGAAGGAGAAGGGCAGTTTCGGTGCGCTGATTGCCGACTGGCCGGTGACCGATATCGTCGGGCTGTGGACGTACTTGAAAAAGCACGGTCATCAACTGGGCGGGCTGTCGGCGCCACGGTTTTTGCGCATGGTCGGCAAGGATACGTTTGTGCCGAGCTATGACGTGGTCGCGGCGCTGAATGCACAGAAGATCGT contains these protein-coding regions:
- a CDS encoding AraC family transcriptional regulator — translated: MRERTIASHFARAALGGARRVGFDYSGLLLQLGISPELLDEPRARIAPEQFTRLIQGLWLALDDEYLGFGNAPSKPGSFAMMCHASIHCRNLEKALQRGLLFYSLFPEAPRLSLTREDEWVRLSVDDSQIWDPDHFLTESLLVIWHRLGSWLIGQRIRLEQATFSYPRPEHGAEYDLLFPCPMTFGTEQSSLLFHSRYLSMPLLQDERTLKHFLERSPADLLSRPDDGDSLSSRLRRLLSRDSANWPDLEAVAAHMHISPQTLRRHLREEGTSFQELKDQLRRDIAIYHLGRADLSLQQIAEQLGFSEPSAFHRAFKKWTGLTPGAYRAQEQ
- a CDS encoding DNA-3-methyladenine glycosylase I translates to MRDYKWLHEYCLNRFGSAAELEAHLPVPKTPAQLRKISDDRYLSTMALRVFRAGLKHSLVDAKWPAFEEVFFKFDPEKVVLMSAEHLERLMQDARIIRHLGKLKSVPRNAQFILDVEKEKGSFGALIADWPVTDIVGLWTYLKKHGHQLGGLSAPRFLRMVGKDTFVPSYDVVAALNAQKIVEKAPTSLRDLAIVQDAFNQWHEQSGGRPMSQISMMLAYTVNH
- a CDS encoding Yip1 family protein, whose product is MIHHVVGLFTHPDQEWKEIRGDQEESISHMYLTHTLILAAIPAVSAFIGTTQVGWVIGNRAPVMLTVESAIWMTVMSYLAMLGGVAVMGAFVHWMARTYDANPSLARCVAFATYTATPLFVGGLAALYPHMWLGMIVGTAAICYTVYLLYVGLPTFMNIPSDEGFLFSSSVLAVGLVVLVAIMAFTVIVWGLGVGPVYTN
- a CDS encoding CaiB/BaiF CoA-transferase family protein, whose amino-acid sequence is MSAPLASLKILDFSTLLPGPFASLLLADMGAEVLRIESPTRLDLLRVLPPHDGGVSASHAYLNRNKRSLALDLKQPEAVEVVKQLLADYDIVLEQFRPGVMERLGLGYEALKAINPRLIYVSITGYGQTGPYKDRAGHDINYLALAGLSSYTGRADSGPLPLGMQVADVAGGSLHGVIGLLAAVIARQQSGQGTHLDVSMTDCAFSLNAMAGAGYLACGEQPEWEDQMLNGGSFYDYYRSRDGRWMSVGSLEPGFMQQLCTALGRPELAAQGLSPKPEQQRALKYALTVEFEKHDFAELCEMFAGIDACVEPVLSLGEAVRHPQLQARELVTQVPRGDGTTQAQMACPLKFSEALPAPRHVGAVLGQHTDQVLGELGISAERIAELRRAKAIL
- the ttcA gene encoding tRNA 2-thiocytidine(32) synthetase TtcA, translated to MGTLTVNQNKLQKRLRRLAGEAVADFNMIEDGDKVMVCLSGGKDSYTMLDVLLHLQKVAPIKFEIVAVNMDQKQPGFPEHVLPAYLKELGVEYHIVEKDTYSVVKELIPEGKTTCSLCSRLRRGTLYTFADEIGATKMALGHHRDDIVETFFLNMFFNGSLKAMPPKLRADDGRNVVIRPLAYCNEKDIQAYSDLKEFPIIPCNLCGSQENLQRQVVKEMLLDWERKTPGRTESIFRSLQNVIPSQLADRNLFDFTSLKIDETAASRFVNVVNL
- a CDS encoding dicarboxylate/amino acid:cation symporter; translation: MTTRQPLYKSLYFQVIIAIIIGIALGHYYPQFGVAVKPLGDGFIKLIKMIIAPIIFCTVVSGIAGMQNMKSVGKTGGYALLYFEIVSTIALLVGLVVVNVVQPGNGMHIDVATLDASKVASYVAAGADQSVVGFLLNVIPTTIVGAFATGDILQVLMFSVIFGFALHRLGAYGKPILDFIDRFAHVMFNIINMIMKLAPIGAFGAMAFTIGAYGVGSLVQLGQLMICFYITCLAFILIVLGGIARMHGFSVLKMIRYIREELLIVLGTSSSESVLPRMLIKMERLGAKKSVVGLVIPTGYSFNLDGTAIYLTMAAVFIAQATDTHMDITHQITLLVVLLLSSKGAAGVTGSGFIVLAATLSAVGHLPVAGLALILGIDRFMSEARALTNLVGNAVATIVVAKWVKELDTDTLQTELASGGRGIADTRPEDDLGVAEGPTPSSVK